One window of Vibrio atlanticus genomic DNA carries:
- a CDS encoding sulfate ABC transporter permease, with translation MKKIITSVLCASIASPAFAIIELTDNFSLSGFGSTSWATSDNDSPLIINRGFTDENCYDCDTTFGVQLDYFYNSFKASVQVVKPPQYDWSDPQLEWAYLGYEFNNFDVSIGRLRLPLFLASEYYYVGQAYMTARPPTEVYNSVLGITAFNGVKVSWTHDVSDEATLQLSPFVGIKDKNEVDFNSTTELEFETNRMFGANLQLSGDDYRWNLSFLDSNFDQTTKIKNVGTLPTADNQHIQLWSLGAEYEFGQAVLASEGQISDVSSSMYASLGYHLGAFTPYVVYGAQFNANEHLEGNSYLVGVDYDLMSNISINGEMQFFEARRSNGAFIDAPKTDKDALLYTIMLSFVF, from the coding sequence ATGAAAAAAATAATCACGTCAGTGCTATGTGCTTCAATTGCCTCTCCGGCTTTCGCTATTATTGAACTTACAGATAATTTTTCGTTAAGCGGATTTGGTTCTACTTCTTGGGCAACATCAGATAATGATTCCCCTTTAATCATCAACCGTGGTTTTACCGATGAAAATTGTTATGACTGTGATACCACCTTTGGGGTCCAGCTTGACTACTTCTACAACTCATTTAAGGCTTCCGTGCAAGTTGTCAAACCGCCCCAATATGATTGGAGTGACCCACAACTCGAGTGGGCTTATCTTGGCTATGAGTTTAATAACTTTGATGTGAGTATTGGTCGTCTAAGGCTTCCCCTGTTTCTAGCTTCTGAATACTATTATGTTGGCCAAGCCTATATGACGGCAAGACCACCAACAGAGGTGTATAACAGCGTTCTTGGTATTACCGCTTTCAACGGTGTCAAAGTGAGTTGGACTCATGATGTAAGCGATGAAGCTACCCTACAACTCTCTCCATTTGTCGGAATCAAAGATAAGAATGAAGTCGACTTCAATTCGACAACCGAGCTGGAATTTGAAACGAATCGAATGTTCGGAGCCAATCTACAATTGAGTGGTGATGACTATCGTTGGAACTTATCTTTCCTTGATTCAAATTTCGATCAAACGACAAAAATTAAAAACGTTGGCACGCTTCCAACAGCAGACAACCAACACATCCAACTTTGGTCGCTAGGCGCTGAATATGAATTTGGCCAAGCTGTATTGGCGAGCGAAGGTCAAATCAGTGACGTTTCTTCATCCATGTACGCGAGCCTAGGTTACCATTTAGGAGCATTCACACCTTACGTAGTATACGGCGCGCAATTTAACGCCAATGAGCACTTAGAAGGGAATAGCTACTTAGTTGGTGTAGATTACGACTTGATGTCAAATATATCTATCAATGGTGAAATGCAATTCTTCGAAGCTCGTAGGTCAAACGGTGCCTTTATTGACGCCCCTAAAACCGATAAAGATGCATTGCTCTACACCATCATGTTGAGTTTTGTTTTTTAG
- a CDS encoding HEAT repeat domain-containing protein, with product MKKSLATAVALLVSTSALISTSALISTSALISTSAMAANSVQQTVDAPAQNINQVLEMTDTQTRIQQLSYMAQDQNQSVENRTGALQELASYPSQNALVAVARGLKDQNPEVREASIIGSSPYQLEHRWALVSPLLSDTDSMVRHSATSNLVRDYNTLDKEQKAQIEQPVAELITFLESQESEKFQLLFADVLRWHNEWDKAETIYLELINTHQKDPQVWLSYADNFRAQNKDQQAVEVLDRGLKNVPDNAAMHYSKSLTLVRLEDKAAAAKEIEVAAELAKDNSYYWYLNGVLQEELDIDKSTKSFEKAYLISGSPEQLYAVCDIYVRYGNEKTDDCLGELGKVAPDYVIEQLKEKRVAPSS from the coding sequence ATGAAGAAGAGTTTAGCGACGGCTGTTGCTTTGTTGGTTTCAACGTCCGCATTGATCTCAACGTCTGCATTGATTTCAACGTCTGCATTGATTTCAACGTCAGCAATGGCTGCCAATAGCGTTCAACAAACCGTTGACGCACCGGCACAAAATATCAATCAAGTGCTCGAAATGACGGACACTCAAACCCGCATTCAACAGTTGTCTTACATGGCACAAGATCAAAATCAATCTGTTGAAAATCGTACTGGTGCACTGCAAGAGCTTGCTTCATATCCAAGCCAGAATGCGCTGGTGGCGGTGGCAAGAGGTTTGAAAGATCAAAACCCTGAAGTTCGTGAGGCTTCGATTATCGGTTCTTCGCCATATCAACTTGAGCATCGTTGGGCGTTAGTTTCGCCTTTGCTGAGCGATACAGACTCTATGGTTCGTCATTCAGCAACATCGAACTTAGTTCGTGATTACAATACGTTAGATAAAGAACAGAAAGCACAAATCGAACAACCTGTCGCTGAGTTAATAACATTCTTGGAATCACAAGAATCTGAAAAGTTTCAATTGTTGTTCGCTGACGTGCTCCGTTGGCACAATGAATGGGATAAAGCGGAAACGATTTATCTTGAGTTGATTAATACTCACCAGAAAGACCCTCAAGTTTGGCTGAGCTACGCGGATAACTTCCGAGCTCAGAATAAAGATCAACAAGCGGTCGAGGTGTTGGATCGTGGTTTGAAGAACGTGCCGGACAATGCAGCGATGCACTATTCTAAATCATTAACTTTGGTTCGCCTTGAAGATAAGGCAGCAGCAGCCAAAGAGATTGAAGTAGCAGCAGAACTTGCAAAAGATAACAGCTATTACTGGTATCTCAATGGGGTACTACAAGAAGAGTTGGATATCGACAAGTCGACTAAATCGTTCGAGAAAGCGTATTTGATCTCTGGCTCTCCAGAACAGTTATACGCGGTATGCGATATTTATGTACGCTATGGCAATGAAAAAACCGATGATTGCTTGGGTGAGCTAGGTAAAGTGGCTCCTGATTATGTTATTGAACAGTTGAAAGAGAAACGAGTTGCGCCAAGCTCGTAA
- a CDS encoding anaerobic sulfatase maturase, giving the protein MHITQGPQYNGKASKRLHVMAKPIGAACNIDCKYCYYLSKQDLLEYKKGSSPRMDDETLETYIRQYIEGQNTPEIIFSWQGGEPTMLGLAYFERVVELQKKYQPEGVLISNDLQTNGTLLNDDWGRFLAKNNFLIGLSIDGPEMLHNAYRVNRAGRGTFKQVMAAVELLHKHQVKFATLTCVNNLTSQNALEVYRFLRDVVKSPQMQFIPIVEQKTFRTVAPQTSQVSEQLKQGDKRLIPGHKDSIMESWCVSDLAWGNFLISVFDEWAKNDIGKVFVQYFEASLETWIGRPNPLCTLNEICGKGLAMEPNGDVFSCDHYVYPEYKIGNIHHEKLDDLAYSAPQQKFGFAKSRTMTSQCQQCDYKFACHGECPKNRFIKTRAGEPGLNYLCAGWHKFFSHVDKSMAYIARAMGHPVAHGKFSDSVLMAHRAKQAQQTTFETKF; this is encoded by the coding sequence ATGCACATTACTCAAGGTCCACAATACAATGGTAAAGCGTCTAAACGCTTGCATGTTATGGCTAAGCCAATTGGCGCAGCGTGCAACATCGACTGTAAATATTGTTATTACCTAAGTAAGCAAGATTTGTTGGAGTACAAGAAAGGCAGTTCTCCAAGAATGGATGATGAGACGTTAGAAACCTACATCCGACAATATATCGAAGGTCAAAACACGCCTGAAATTATCTTCTCATGGCAGGGCGGCGAGCCGACTATGCTGGGTTTAGCGTACTTTGAAAGAGTGGTTGAGCTACAAAAAAAGTACCAGCCTGAAGGTGTGTTGATTTCAAATGACCTACAAACCAACGGCACACTGCTGAATGACGATTGGGGCCGATTCTTAGCAAAGAATAACTTCCTGATCGGCTTGAGTATTGATGGCCCTGAAATGCTGCACAATGCGTATCGTGTTAACAGAGCAGGCCGTGGCACATTCAAACAAGTGATGGCGGCGGTTGAGTTGCTGCACAAACATCAAGTTAAATTTGCAACGTTGACTTGTGTGAATAACCTCACCAGTCAAAATGCACTTGAGGTGTATCGCTTCCTACGTGATGTGGTGAAGTCTCCACAAATGCAGTTTATTCCTATCGTTGAACAGAAAACCTTTAGAACGGTTGCGCCACAAACATCCCAAGTGAGTGAGCAGCTAAAACAAGGCGACAAACGCCTGATCCCCGGCCATAAAGATTCGATCATGGAATCGTGGTGTGTGTCGGACTTGGCTTGGGGTAACTTCCTTATTTCTGTATTTGATGAGTGGGCGAAGAACGACATCGGTAAAGTGTTCGTTCAGTATTTTGAAGCAAGTTTAGAAACATGGATAGGGCGTCCTAACCCGCTTTGTACCTTGAATGAGATATGCGGTAAAGGCCTCGCGATGGAGCCAAACGGTGATGTGTTCTCTTGTGACCACTACGTTTACCCTGAATACAAAATTGGCAATATCCACCACGAGAAGCTTGATGATTTGGCGTACAGCGCACCACAGCAAAAGTTTGGTTTCGCTAAATCACGTACAATGACCAGTCAATGTCAGCAGTGTGATTACAAGTTTGCTTGTCATGGTGAATGTCCTAAAAACCGCTTTATCAAAACTCGCGCAGGCGAACCGGGCTTGAACTACTTATGTGCAGGTTGGCACAAGTTCTTTTCTCATGTCGACAAGTCGATGGCTTATATCGCTCGTGCGATGGGGCATCCGGTTGCTCATGGCAAATTCAGTGATTCAGTATTAATGGCACATCGTGCAAAACAGGCGCAACAAACTACGTTCGAGACCAAGTTTTAA
- a CDS encoding formylglycine-generating enzyme family protein, translating into MKFFNYKQIAAISSVTMTIFLSGCASVPTHPIAQQIDQEMVLVEGGTFTMGSNDPEATKAERPARNITVDSFYIAKFEVTQELFESVMGSSLSYFQNPQVPVNNLSWQQANYFVDQLNELTGEEYRLPTEAEWEFAAKGGNKSKGYTYSGSNNLDDVAWYSANSKNSAHPVGLKKPNELGLYDMTGNVGEFVIDAFDDTFYRFGPTDNPNNAKHSDVGLSHKSVRGGSFAYDEDESESYRRDFASQSITMSDMGLRLVKDTN; encoded by the coding sequence ATGAAATTTTTTAATTACAAACAAATAGCGGCGATCAGCAGCGTCACCATGACTATTTTCCTAAGCGGCTGTGCGAGCGTGCCTACACACCCCATCGCCCAACAAATTGACCAAGAAATGGTGCTAGTTGAAGGTGGTACATTCACCATGGGTTCGAACGATCCTGAAGCGACCAAAGCAGAACGACCAGCACGAAATATAACTGTAGATAGTTTCTACATTGCGAAGTTTGAGGTGACTCAAGAATTGTTCGAATCAGTGATGGGTTCATCTCTCAGTTATTTCCAAAACCCACAAGTTCCAGTCAATAACCTTAGCTGGCAGCAAGCGAACTACTTCGTTGATCAATTGAACGAACTTACTGGTGAAGAATACCGCCTGCCGACTGAAGCTGAATGGGAATTTGCTGCGAAGGGTGGCAACAAAAGCAAAGGCTATACTTACAGTGGTTCCAATAACTTAGATGATGTTGCGTGGTACTCAGCAAATTCTAAAAATAGCGCACATCCAGTCGGGCTAAAGAAGCCAAATGAACTAGGCTTATATGACATGACCGGAAACGTGGGTGAGTTTGTGATTGATGCCTTCGATGACACCTTCTACCGATTCGGTCCAACAGACAATCCTAACAACGCAAAACACAGCGACGTTGGTTTATCACACAAATCAGTGCGCGGTGGCAGCTTTGCTTATGACGAAGATGAATCTGAAAGTTACCGTCGCGACTTCGCAAGCCAATCGATCACTATGTCAGATATGGGTCTGCGTTTAGTTAAAGACACGAACTAG
- a CDS encoding IS5 family transposase — protein sequence MPRTMLTDIRWELLLQVMKSTGRIYDKTEHRMTFEGILYRMRTGIPWRDLPSEFGEWSTVYRRFNLWSKKGILDKLFKSLSSMADFEWVFLDGSIVRAHQHSTGAATESSEQIGKSRGGNSTKIHLAVDSGGLPICFDLSEGQRHDIVHAESLVEQLDEVNTIVCDKGYDSEPFRTFVKERGGETVIAKRNYGQDIDKDSMDWCLYKYRHLVENAFGRIKHYRAISSRYDKLERNYASMLSLAFMLMWLPMYC from the coding sequence ATGCCAAGAACAATGCTAACTGATATTCGCTGGGAACTGCTACTCCAAGTTATGAAAAGTACAGGTCGTATTTACGATAAAACTGAACATCGAATGACATTTGAAGGAATACTTTATCGAATGAGAACAGGTATTCCTTGGCGAGATCTACCCTCTGAGTTCGGAGAGTGGAGTACCGTTTACAGACGATTTAATCTTTGGTCAAAGAAAGGGATTTTAGATAAACTTTTCAAAAGCTTATCTAGCATGGCTGATTTTGAATGGGTCTTTCTTGATGGCTCTATAGTTCGAGCGCATCAGCATAGTACAGGTGCAGCTACTGAAAGCTCAGAGCAAATAGGAAAAAGTCGCGGGGGCAACTCAACCAAAATTCACTTAGCCGTAGATAGTGGTGGTCTGCCGATTTGCTTTGATTTATCAGAAGGACAACGCCACGATATAGTGCATGCCGAAAGCTTAGTTGAACAACTCGATGAAGTTAATACTATCGTTTGTGATAAAGGATATGACAGCGAACCTTTCCGTACTTTTGTTAAGGAACGTGGCGGAGAAACGGTAATTGCTAAACGCAATTACGGACAAGATATAGACAAAGACAGTATGGATTGGTGTCTATACAAGTATCGTCACTTGGTCGAAAATGCCTTTGGGAGAATTAAGCATTATCGAGCTATTTCAAGTAGATATGACAAGCTAGAAAGGAATTATGCCAGCATGTTATCGCTGGCATTCATGTTAATGTGGCTACCGATGTATTGTTGA
- a CDS encoding alkaline phosphatase family protein, which translates to MQYTKLSGVTLALLCALPTSASEKPDLVLQITVDGLRADLIERYKHNFGEGGFRYLMDDGTYYTNANYQHGNTETIVGHVSLATGAPPSVHGMVGNVWYDRSEERLVYNVEDGNYKMLTSGAGVDKATEIDPTQKTAQGDGRSPEPILSTTFGDELTISNSGKSKVFGVSVKDRGAISLAGHSGKAFWFSKAQSEFVTSNYYYGEYPDWVSRWNEKAIAAEYSKQKWELSLPRENYTLQEHDTEHKVKLGDFQRTFPHPYGPASYKYYSTTLTVSPAGDEITENFASTLLMQEKLGQGDVTDYLSVSFSSNDYVVHLYGPESLETEDNLIRLDKTIAKLLKTVDHQVGLKNTLIVLSADHGVPESSPAANALGFNQAQYFNKDTLLSSGVEQRLKDEFGLSKDAIRLYAQPYIYLNHDLIAEKKLDLAKVQEAIADEIAKVKGVAFAVSSSDIAANRVPDTHVMQLIKNNYHPARSGDVYVVFAPRSYINDMEGLQIASTHGSPWKYDTHVPVIFAGYDVEAQKISRPVTPYDIAPTLSNKLGITQPSGSIGEVLQEITE; encoded by the coding sequence ATGCAATACACCAAGCTTTCAGGAGTAACACTCGCGTTACTCTGTGCTCTCCCAACTTCGGCTTCGGAAAAGCCAGATCTAGTTCTTCAAATCACGGTAGATGGCCTGCGCGCAGATCTTATCGAACGATATAAGCACAACTTCGGTGAAGGTGGCTTCCGCTACTTAATGGATGACGGCACTTACTACACCAACGCGAACTACCAACATGGCAACACGGAAACGATCGTGGGCCATGTGTCGCTTGCAACCGGTGCTCCACCGAGCGTACACGGCATGGTAGGTAACGTTTGGTATGACCGTAGCGAAGAACGTTTGGTGTATAACGTAGAAGATGGCAACTACAAAATGTTGACCTCTGGCGCGGGTGTCGACAAAGCAACTGAGATCGACCCAACGCAGAAGACAGCACAGGGCGATGGCCGTTCTCCTGAGCCAATACTCTCCACCACGTTTGGTGACGAGCTGACAATTTCCAATAGTGGCAAATCAAAAGTGTTCGGTGTGTCTGTGAAAGACCGCGGCGCAATCTCATTGGCAGGACACAGTGGTAAAGCCTTCTGGTTCTCCAAAGCGCAATCTGAGTTTGTCACCAGCAATTATTACTACGGCGAGTATCCAGATTGGGTATCACGTTGGAACGAGAAAGCGATTGCTGCAGAGTACTCGAAACAGAAATGGGAGCTCTCATTACCACGTGAAAACTACACGCTGCAAGAGCACGATACCGAACACAAAGTGAAACTCGGTGATTTCCAACGCACCTTCCCTCACCCTTATGGCCCCGCGAGTTACAAGTACTACAGCACAACGCTAACCGTTAGCCCGGCTGGCGATGAAATCACAGAAAACTTTGCAAGCACACTGTTGATGCAAGAGAAGCTAGGTCAAGGTGACGTGACCGATTACCTGTCTGTAAGTTTTTCATCAAACGACTACGTGGTGCACTTATACGGCCCTGAAAGCCTAGAGACAGAAGACAACCTAATTCGACTCGATAAGACGATCGCCAAGCTTCTTAAAACCGTTGATCACCAAGTCGGACTAAAGAATACACTAATTGTGTTGTCTGCCGACCACGGTGTACCTGAATCTTCACCTGCGGCAAATGCGCTTGGCTTCAATCAAGCTCAATACTTCAATAAAGACACACTGCTCTCGAGTGGCGTAGAGCAAAGGTTGAAGGATGAGTTTGGTTTATCCAAAGACGCAATACGCTTGTACGCACAGCCTTATATTTATCTGAATCACGATTTAATCGCAGAAAAGAAACTTGACCTAGCGAAAGTGCAGGAAGCGATTGCTGATGAGATTGCCAAAGTAAAAGGCGTTGCGTTTGCCGTATCGAGCAGTGATATCGCGGCAAACCGAGTACCTGATACTCATGTAATGCAGCTCATTAAGAACAACTACCACCCAGCTCGTTCTGGCGATGTGTATGTGGTATTTGCTCCACGTAGCTACATTAACGACATGGAAGGCCTTCAAATCGCCTCGACTCATGGCTCGCCATGGAAGTACGATACACATGTCCCTGTCATCTTCGCAGGCTACGACGTTGAAGCTCAGAAAATCTCACGTCCAGTCACGCCATACGACATTGCACCAACGCTTTCGAACAAACTGGGTATCACTCAACCAAGTGGTTCAATTGGAGAAGTTCTGCAAGAAATTACCGAATAA
- a CDS encoding LysR family transcriptional regulator, giving the protein MKSTELNLIPIFVAIYEEQNLSRAANRMDISQPAVSKALARLRDIYDEPLFHRTTSGVEPTTFAIDIYPAMAAALKNFTSTLSASRDFDPKTSGRVYSIACVSAASYEMMPRVMQLISQVAPGIALEVHPLFTEDYESDLRLQRHDVIIDMTPKGRTMLKHEVISKEELVVVCRKDHPTIGDTIDMEQFLSVEHVVVSRWHARKSLLSSEHYSDLEKRRIVYRAAGVVEMLPVIEGSDYIGVLPMSSVRCFSEKYSVKTLPLPFELEDLDMCMIWHPSRTNEPSHKWLRAKIKAAAKDISS; this is encoded by the coding sequence ATGAAAAGCACCGAACTCAATTTAATTCCTATATTTGTTGCTATCTATGAAGAGCAGAACTTATCTAGGGCTGCCAATCGCATGGATATAAGCCAACCTGCTGTGAGCAAAGCGCTTGCTAGGCTTCGTGATATTTATGATGAGCCACTGTTTCACCGCACCACATCAGGCGTAGAGCCAACCACATTCGCTATTGATATCTATCCGGCAATGGCCGCTGCGCTTAAAAATTTTACTTCTACCTTATCTGCATCAAGAGATTTCGACCCCAAAACTTCAGGGCGCGTGTATTCAATTGCCTGCGTCTCGGCGGCAAGCTACGAAATGATGCCAAGAGTGATGCAGTTAATCAGCCAAGTTGCACCTGGTATCGCATTAGAAGTTCACCCTCTATTTACGGAAGATTACGAGTCTGATTTAAGGCTTCAAAGACACGATGTTATTATCGATATGACACCTAAAGGAAGAACCATGCTCAAGCATGAGGTGATTTCTAAAGAGGAACTGGTGGTGGTGTGCCGTAAGGACCATCCTACAATTGGTGATACGATCGATATGGAGCAGTTCCTATCAGTTGAGCATGTGGTTGTATCTCGTTGGCATGCACGTAAAAGCTTATTGAGTTCTGAACACTACAGTGACCTTGAAAAGCGCAGAATAGTCTATCGCGCTGCGGGTGTTGTTGAGATGCTGCCAGTTATTGAGGGCTCTGATTACATCGGAGTGTTACCTATGTCATCGGTGCGTTGTTTTTCTGAAAAGTACTCGGTTAAAACACTACCACTACCATTCGAATTGGAAGACCTCGATATGTGTATGATTTGGCACCCGAGTCGCACTAATGAACCTAGCCACAAGTGGTTGCGCGCTAAGATCAAAGCGGCAGCAAAAGACATATCAAGTTAG